The genomic window ACTCCATTTAAAAATTTCGGTTTTGTCCAGATCGAAGAAGATTCAAAGGACAAGTCGAAATCGAATCCATTGGGTTCAGGAATGACGGAAAATTCCCATGATAACTCGGTTAGAATTCTCGGAAAGACGGAACAGAATCTGCGATCCTTTCAAGATAAGATTAAATTTGATTACTATATAGACTCGACTGTGATCTTGAAAGAGATAGGGTCCGTTCTGGACGGTAAAAACTCCCTACTTATCTTTATTAGAACTTACGACAAATTCGGTAAAAGAATCGGCGAGGTCGAATACATTACAGTCGGTCCGAAAGATAAACTCGATAGGATGATTTCCGAAAGTGTTAAAGAAATATCGAAAAAATGGAAAGGACTAACGGGTCAGTGATGGATATAATAGAAGCAGTAAGAAAATACACCAATCGAAAGAACTTGTATT from Leptospira yasudae includes these protein-coding regions:
- a CDS encoding lipoprotein; the encoded protein is MKFENKYFGNIIIYFVFVSWFHSCSLIPFYFSKPGSAKDTGKNGVVIIGEVRVRDSTGASFVNDIFRESLQFNLLAEGYSPIVIDDEMKEFTPFKNFGFVQIEEDSKDKSKSNPLGSGMTENSHDNSVRILGKTEQNLRSFQDKIKFDYYIDSTVILKEIGSVLDGKNSLLIFIRTYDKFGKRIGEVEYITVGPKDKLDRMISESVKEISKKWKGLTGQ